From Selenomonas sp. AB3002, one genomic window encodes:
- a CDS encoding radical SAM protein: MKWSRYSHLFLSKRNGWLLYNSAANSFLKLEEGQETIIRNISENPDHYDFSRSPQLYILLRSAGHLVTEGQDEDFYNILKMRRLTNQYAPGTLLLTVAITRACNFDCSYCFEGNRTGKPMSEEMAEKLVAFIKGHKNMKLFITWYGGEPLLAFDRILSIDEKLKAEELPYHSMMVTNGYLLEERVICELNRLNIKIIQITLDGKRETHDSRRCLKGGGKTYDRIFRNLEALMASDYNGKVYVRVNVDGRNAEEFMEVYRSVQEKFPEDYGKRISVYPGFVTGAAHPDASCFFNSDDKGRFVAEMSEKYGEAPLSLFPRRPPGGCTLTKRNAYVVGPEGELYKCWNDVGLEKMVVGHIDSLTDWNMPLVAKGMVAASYLDSAECRQCFCFPICDGGCHKMRMENITEGAKHDVCTYFKHHLDELLELHYEQKTSADVAG; encoded by the coding sequence ATGAAATGGTCACGATACAGTCATCTCTTTTTATCCAAGCGAAACGGCTGGCTTCTCTACAACAGTGCAGCCAATTCCTTCTTGAAGCTTGAGGAAGGGCAGGAGACCATCATCCGGAACATTAGCGAGAACCCGGATCATTATGATTTTTCCCGCTCTCCCCAGCTTTATATCTTGCTGCGTTCGGCGGGGCATCTGGTGACGGAGGGGCAGGATGAGGATTTTTACAATATACTCAAGATGCGCCGTCTGACCAATCAGTACGCGCCAGGCACGCTCCTTTTGACCGTCGCCATTACCCGCGCTTGCAATTTCGACTGCTCCTATTGCTTTGAGGGCAACCGCACAGGGAAACCCATGAGCGAAGAAATGGCGGAAAAGCTCGTTGCCTTCATCAAAGGCCACAAGAACATGAAGCTCTTCATCACTTGGTATGGCGGGGAGCCGCTTCTGGCCTTTGACCGCATCCTGAGCATCGATGAAAAGCTCAAGGCAGAGGAGCTTCCCTATCATTCCATGATGGTGACGAATGGCTATCTGCTGGAGGAACGGGTCATCTGTGAGCTCAATCGGCTGAATATCAAGATTATCCAGATCACCTTGGACGGGAAGCGGGAAACTCACGATTCCCGCCGCTGCCTCAAGGGCGGCGGCAAGACCTACGACCGCATCTTCCGGAATCTGGAAGCCCTCATGGCTTCGGACTACAATGGGAAGGTATATGTGCGTGTGAATGTGGACGGGCGCAATGCCGAGGAATTCATGGAGGTGTACCGCTCCGTCCAAGAGAAATTCCCGGAGGATTACGGCAAGCGTATTTCCGTTTATCCCGGCTTTGTGACGGGGGCTGCCCATCCCGATGCCTCCTGCTTTTTCAACTCCGACGACAAGGGACGCTTCGTGGCCGAGATGAGCGAAAAATACGGTGAGGCGCCCCTTTCCCTCTTCCCCCGCAGGCCGCCCGGGGGCTGTACCCTCACAAAGCGCAACGCCTATGTGGTGGGGCCGGAGGGGGAGCTTTACAAATGCTGGAATGATGTGGGGCTGGAGAAGATGGTGGTGGGGCACATCGACTCCCTGACGGACTGGAATATGCCCCTGGTGGCGAAGGGCATGGTGGCGGCATCCTATCTCGATTCCGCCGAGTGCCGCCAGTGCTTCTGCTTCCCCATCTGCGATGGCGGCTGCCACAAGATGCGTATGGAAAATATCACAGAGGGTGCGAAGCACGATGTGTGCACCTATTTCAAGCATCATCTGGATGAACTGCTGGAGCTTCATTATGAGCAAAAAACAAGCGCGGATGTCGCCGGCTGA
- a CDS encoding GNAT family N-acetyltransferase — translation MCDTKGREKYAFLPIDSYEELRETYASFGIKFAASSLLQKNQQLLALGIHSVAGETCGIASGVYSQKEKRFLILGLHIRREDRSKELVRAVLRELLGRARQQFHPDRYEWVYKQKEEGRDPRLSLVKGLDLPWLSPAVRRRAGALMKLDTAILQESGSKMRHNRSYWSPEHVASLGYAFLPWETCGEEIKGKIRAMLALPEENTEGLSPFVGDEYDLDTSFVLAHEDSVCGWVICAKFNDGVEIRRWYIVRDARRNRAGQFLGAYMLQVIQERYKAVYFKVLEHSKSMLRFAKGYLGGAIVEEIPLYRLEMKESG, via the coding sequence ATGTGTGATACGAAAGGCCGGGAAAAATATGCATTCCTTCCCATCGATAGCTATGAGGAGCTGAGGGAAACCTATGCCTCCTTCGGAATAAAGTTCGCTGCGTCATCGCTCCTGCAGAAAAATCAGCAGCTGCTTGCCTTGGGGATCCATTCTGTGGCGGGTGAAACCTGCGGTATCGCCAGCGGCGTTTATTCCCAAAAAGAGAAGCGGTTCCTGATTTTGGGACTCCATATCCGGCGGGAGGACAGGAGCAAGGAACTGGTTCGTGCAGTTCTGCGTGAGCTGCTGGGACGGGCGCGACAGCAGTTCCATCCCGATCGCTACGAATGGGTGTATAAGCAAAAAGAGGAAGGCCGCGACCCGCGCCTCTCCCTCGTGAAGGGGCTGGATCTGCCCTGGCTGTCTCCTGCGGTTCGCCGTCGTGCCGGTGCCCTGATGAAGCTGGACACGGCCATCTTGCAGGAGTCAGGCAGCAAGATGAGGCACAATCGCTCCTACTGGTCACCGGAGCATGTGGCGAGCCTGGGCTATGCTTTCCTTCCTTGGGAGACCTGCGGCGAGGAGATAAAAGGAAAAATCCGTGCTATGCTGGCTTTGCCGGAGGAAAACACCGAGGGCCTGTCCCCCTTCGTGGGTGACGAGTATGACCTGGATACTAGTTTTGTCCTTGCCCATGAAGATTCGGTCTGCGGCTGGGTGATTTGCGCCAAGTTCAATGACGGTGTGGAAATCCGGCGCTGGTACATCGTCAGAGATGCCCGCCGCAACCGGGCCGGCCAATTCCTGGGCGCCTATATGCTGCAGGTCATACAGGAAAGATACAAGGCCGTTTATTTTAAGGTTCTGGAGCACAGCAAATCCATGCTGCGATTTGCCAAAGGCTACCTGGGGGGAGCCATCGTCGAGGAGATTCCCCTGTATCGTCTGGAGATGAAAGAATCCGGATAG
- a CDS encoding NHLP leader peptide family RiPP precursor, with product MEWTKEEMESLYASMQKKAMTDEEFRKEILADANKALAKLAGKELPEGVKIKVVEQDPAYTATFVLPNLLSEEVDMEDLDKAAGGGICLMEAPGICSNKGCFAYAGL from the coding sequence ATGGAATGGACCAAAGAGGAGATGGAATCCCTGTATGCCAGCATGCAGAAGAAGGCCATGACCGATGAGGAGTTCCGCAAGGAGATCCTGGCGGATGCCAACAAGGCATTGGCGAAGCTGGCGGGGAAGGAACTGCCCGAGGGCGTGAAGATCAAGGTCGTCGAGCAGGATCCCGCCTATACCGCCACTTTCGTATTGCCGAATTTGCTGTCGGAAGAAGTGGATATGGAGGATCTTGACAAGGCCGCCGGCGGAGGAATCTGTTTGATGGAGGCTCCCGGTATATGCAGCAACAAAGGATGCTTTGCCTATGCCGGTTTATGA
- a CDS encoding NHLP leader peptide family RiPP precursor produces the protein MEWTKEEMEALYASMQKKAMTDEDFRKEILADANKALAKLAGKELPEGMKIKVIEQDPAYTATFVLPDLASEEVDMEELDKAAGGISFALVLTICGAALPADPTHDICEADICGVRL, from the coding sequence ATGGAATGGACCAAAGAAGAGATGGAGGCCCTGTATGCCAGCATGCAGAAGAAGGCCATGACCGATGAGGATTTCCGCAAGGAGATCCTAGCGGATGCCAACAAGGCATTGGCGAAGCTGGCGGGGAAGGAACTGCCCGAGGGCATGAAGATCAAGGTCATCGAGCAGGATCCTGCCTATACCGCCACCTTCGTGCTGCCGGATCTTGCATCGGAGGAAGTGGATATGGAGGAACTGGACAAGGCCGCCGGCGGTATTTCCTTTGCGCTTGTCCTGACGATCTGCGGCGCTGCCCTTCCCGCTGACCCCACTCATGATATATGCGAAGCTGACATTTGCGGTGTCAGGTTATGA
- a CDS encoding NHLP leader peptide family RiPP precursor, with protein sequence MEWTKEQMEETYQQVVKKAVTDEEFRKELLANPNEAIGKVAGIPVPADFRICIVEQDPSYQATFLLPPMLPEDVSDEDLEAVAGGDCVQDVDICGAQGCGVRGK encoded by the coding sequence ATGGAATGGACAAAAGAACAAATGGAAGAGACTTATCAGCAGGTGGTCAAAAAGGCTGTGACCGATGAGGAATTCCGCAAGGAGCTTCTTGCCAATCCCAACGAGGCCATCGGCAAGGTAGCAGGCATTCCCGTGCCGGCTGATTTCCGCATCTGCATCGTTGAGCAGGATCCTTCCTATCAGGCCACTTTCCTGCTGCCCCCCATGCTGCCGGAGGATGTCAGCGATGAGGATCTGGAGGCTGTGGCCGGCGGTGACTGTGTGCAGGATGTGGATATATGCGGGGCGCAGGGCTGTGGCGTACGCGGCAAGTAA
- a CDS encoding RiPP maturation radical SAM C-methyltransferase: MAETTYWNIKPLILGGFMFVGQGVVDLRKDTSVCLVMPPFSNDISPSLALGLLQACLLREGIPCRVDYANMGFHRLLGMPLRRKLMTLADYFDVADAVFAPLAGIAPRRNLDDLAGWLASGASHPAFSAEENRQILYDSIRVAKVWLEETAERILAMNPRFVGACSMFQQHNAALALLRRLKERRPEIATAMGGPNCMGSAGGRTLRHFPFVDFVFFGEADEIIAEVVRGALAGGEFPLPYGVLRQGSNLPRDGKWPHRLTRDLDSLPLPDYHDFFASWNDSFPELAKFHASILASEDNVLLYLEGSRGCWWGEKHPCTFCGLNGSMNRYRRKRPERIAWEMREIRELYGQHTIAFTDSIMSREAQKELPRLVEHHPLPIDASGSGQPCQFTEIKSNLTEEEIKSLAEIGFTKLQPGIESFSDHILQLMGKGNTAIRHIALLKYARRFGVYLFWNLLYGFPGETRADYEELINLLPLLTHLQPPGSFSPLVYHKNSIYCTHPEQYGLQLIPARWYDFLAPDDDEYIRDIAYTYENTAELGKASPLQPLYDELENRIRRWKLLSSGGGFADRLEMRLADGAIEITDLRECHKKPRHVLTGLAKEICLLCRAPISRKKLAASLDATPEAIDICLSELTSQNLLIGINEEYLTLAIDRGEDGATSCQLAKRNN, translated from the coding sequence ATGGCCGAAACAACATACTGGAACATAAAGCCCCTCATCCTTGGGGGCTTTATGTTTGTGGGACAGGGAGTGGTGGATTTGCGCAAGGATACATCGGTCTGCTTGGTCATGCCTCCGTTTTCGAATGATATTTCCCCCTCATTGGCCCTGGGACTTTTGCAGGCATGCCTCTTGCGGGAAGGGATTCCCTGCCGGGTGGACTATGCCAACATGGGCTTTCACCGCCTTTTGGGAATGCCCCTCAGGCGAAAGCTCATGACGCTGGCAGACTATTTTGATGTGGCAGATGCCGTGTTCGCACCCCTTGCGGGCATTGCACCCCGCCGGAACCTGGATGATCTGGCGGGGTGGCTGGCCAGCGGTGCCAGCCACCCCGCCTTTTCGGCAGAGGAAAACCGGCAGATTCTTTATGACTCCATCCGGGTGGCAAAGGTCTGGCTGGAGGAGACTGCAGAACGCATTCTCGCCATGAACCCGCGTTTTGTGGGAGCCTGCTCCATGTTCCAGCAGCACAATGCTGCTCTTGCCCTCCTGCGGCGGCTGAAGGAACGCCGTCCGGAGATTGCCACCGCCATGGGCGGCCCGAACTGCATGGGCAGCGCAGGGGGGAGAACCCTGCGGCATTTCCCCTTCGTTGATTTCGTCTTTTTCGGCGAGGCTGATGAGATCATAGCCGAGGTGGTGAGGGGGGCGCTGGCGGGAGGGGAGTTCCCTCTGCCCTACGGGGTGCTGCGCCAGGGCAGCAACCTGCCGAGGGACGGCAAATGGCCCCATCGTCTGACCCGGGATCTGGACAGTCTGCCGCTTCCGGATTACCATGATTTCTTTGCTTCGTGGAATGATTCTTTCCCTGAGCTGGCAAAGTTCCACGCTTCCATTCTGGCCTCGGAGGACAATGTGCTTCTTTATCTCGAAGGTTCCCGCGGCTGCTGGTGGGGAGAGAAGCATCCCTGCACCTTCTGCGGGCTGAACGGCAGCATGAACCGCTATCGCCGGAAACGCCCGGAGCGTATCGCCTGGGAAATGAGGGAAATCCGGGAACTATACGGACAGCATACGATTGCTTTCACGGATAGCATCATGAGCCGTGAGGCGCAGAAAGAACTGCCCCGCCTTGTGGAGCATCACCCCTTGCCTATAGATGCCTCCGGCTCCGGTCAGCCGTGCCAGTTCACCGAGATAAAATCCAATCTGACGGAGGAGGAAATAAAATCTCTGGCAGAAATCGGTTTCACGAAGCTGCAGCCCGGCATCGAGAGCTTCTCCGACCATATACTGCAATTGATGGGCAAGGGGAATACGGCCATCCGCCATATCGCCCTGCTGAAATATGCGCGCCGTTTTGGCGTGTATCTTTTCTGGAATCTCCTGTACGGTTTCCCCGGTGAGACAAGGGCCGACTATGAGGAGCTCATCAATCTGTTGCCCCTCCTCACCCACTTGCAGCCCCCGGGAAGCTTCTCGCCTCTCGTATATCACAAGAACAGCATCTATTGCACGCATCCGGAGCAATATGGCCTGCAGCTGATCCCGGCCCGGTGGTATGATTTCCTCGCGCCGGATGATGACGAGTACATCAGAGACATCGCCTACACATATGAAAACACTGCCGAACTCGGCAAAGCATCTCCCCTGCAGCCACTCTATGACGAGCTGGAGAATCGGATTCGCAGGTGGAAGCTTCTCTCTTCCGGCGGAGGATTTGCTGATCGCCTGGAGATGCGCTTGGCTGACGGAGCCATTGAGATAACTGATTTGCGGGAGTGCCACAAGAAACCGCGCCATGTGCTGACGGGACTGGCCAAGGAAATCTGCCTTCTTTGCCGTGCGCCCATATCCCGCAAAAAGCTCGCCGCCTCTTTGGATGCCACGCCGGAAGCGATAGATATTTGCCTGAGCGAGCTGACCTCGCAAAATCTTCTCATTGGTATAAACGAAGAGTATTTAACTTTAGCAATAGACAGAGGGGAAGACGGTGCAACGTCTTGCCAGCTCGCGAAAAGGAACAACTGA